Genomic DNA from Chanos chanos chromosome 6, fChaCha1.1, whole genome shotgun sequence:
CAAAAACTCAGTGGACAGTGACCGAGTGGAAGGGTGCAGGTCAGCGACAGCACTCACGGCTGTGACGGACGCAGACTGAACAGCGGAGACGAACCAACGCGGTACAGagacaaacccccccccaaaaaaacaataaagaccAAAGTAATGTAGAGACAAAACAGTAGCGCCGCCAGGGAGTGGAGGCAGTGAACTTGAAAAGGGCCTCCCACCGTTGTGCACAGCCAGCCCTGCAAATGCCGGGAAACAGAGGCGCAGTCTCCCCAGCAGCGAAAGGGTGGGAGCTGCAGAGTCACACATCACTGACAACAGaccagagactgagagagggagttgTGTTCGCTAAATGCAAAATGGGAGCCAAGTGAAGCTGGAAACATAAAATAAGCCGGCCTACCTCAAACGAACGCGAAGCGGCCTTAACCAGAGGCTCAAAGTGGAACAATACCACTCCGCACCAGCAGCAGAGAAACGAGCCAACTACGTTACAAAGCAAAGAGCGGAGGCAGAGGTAGCACCAGTGACTCACACTATAAACCTCCAGTACATGAAAACAGTAAGAGTGCATACCTTCACAACAAATCAGAGAGACACGGTGACTCAAACAGCCAAGCCAAACTGCAGAGTACAACACCACCAGGTTCCAGAAGAGGCGGGGAATGGTAGAAGACTTACACCCACGAAGCCGTCACCTGCATAGTTATAACGCGGAAAGAGGACCGCCCAGTAATTAAAGTGCCCACGAATCAGCAAAtccaacacagagacaattAAGTGGGCAGGAAGGGAGGAGGAAAACCCTACCTGCTACATCTGgaatttgacctctgaccttcgAGACAGAAGGTACATCATTTCTTATGCATTTATTCACAGATACCTGATGAATTAAAATAGTACTGATTTGGAAAAAACGGTCTGTCTATGTTGAATTGATTGAACTGAAGTAAATTAATGTAAACTGAACTGATTGTCTCTCTATCTGAATCCTGTGTGATTTTCACATTCAGTAGATATtttgacagcactgactctgGCGAGGGTGACTCTTATTACATTCAACTCAGTCATAGAGCATATGACACAGTCTGATGGTCATGTCAACCATACCACATCATTACTGAGTCTAAACTCTATCAGACCCTCCAGAGACTTCCAGTTTGTCTGAGTCTGGAGATTCATCTCATTACACAGCAGTACATCAATATATCCCATTACTGCCACTTCTCCTCACAGTAATCAACCAATAGTAAGGTGTGGAGAGTGTTGGTTCTAGATAAACATCATGTGACCAGcggacagagacaaacaaaaaacaccttcCATAAAATAGCCCTAGAATACATAGTTTTCATAAGTCATCGATATGTCTGTAAACATGCAGTCACACATTAGTACAGGGCTGCCcaacagagaaccagagcagtCTACTTTACCTGTAATTGAACTTAAATAAACAGGGAAAGAAGACATGAACCTGGTAACCATTTCAAGCCTGAAGgggatgttttattttgtaaaatgaattACAGATATTGAGTGATAGCAGTTCATTTCAGACCATTAAAGCATTCATAAGGGAGTTTTAATGTGCTATTATAGATGTTGTTAACTGGTTATTATGCtctatgaaaatgattttaggGCATCAGTTCCCATGAGGAGAACAGTTATGAAGAGATGGGCTCTGTtccctaaacagactgttaatgaaaacacaacttttCACTAAAACATTTCTTCCCCCACATTCAACacctttcctctgctctgtgtcccCAACACTGACACTAATTCACTATCCTCAGTGTCAGTTTACCACACATATGTGATcagtttttacacacaaacCAATGACATGCTGTTGTTATCaccttattctctctccctctcaaagtCCAGTACAGTTCCCTGAGAAGAGGTTGTGGGTATTTAGTTTTATGCATATTTGATTATGCACCAAACTTCTTATTTCAGACTTGCTATTCAAAATGATCAGTGTCTATGAATGAGGATTACCTCTCTCGGCTGTAGAGAACTGCTTAACAACTTAAATGgaaattcagtgttcagtgtgaatctctgtgtctccagcagagagcagcagagcGACACTACAGCAACAATACACATGTAGTTTCTTCAGGTGAGACTGCAGGTGCGTTTGtaaacccccaccccactctgtgttgctctctctctctctttctctctctctctctctctctctctctctctctatctctatctcacagacacacacacacacatacataaacacacagaccatacCTCTCTGTTTGCAATGAGTGATCTGCCACTTTAAGACaaacttacactcacacagaatcaGGAAGTCACTCATACTTTCACTTTAAGAGACATGAAACTGATCTGAGCTtcctgatcagtgtgtgtttaatcgtttgttcttatttctgagtgtgtgacCAGTAAAATGGCAGAAGCCAGTATTTCAGAGTTTCAGGACCAGttcatgtgtccagtctgtctggatctccttaAGGATCCTGTGACTATTCCTTGTGGACACAAttactgtatgggctgtattaagggctgctgggatcaggatgatcagaagggagtctacagctgcccccagtgcagacagaccttcACACCAAGACCAGTTCTATATAAAAACACTATGCTGGCTGAAGTGGTGGAGAAACTGCTGAAGATGAGACTCCAAGCTGCTGCCCCTCATGTTCACTGTTatgctggacctggagatgtggagtgtggtgtttgtactgggagaaaactcaaagccatcaagtcctgtctggtgtgtctggattcctactgtcaaactcacttcgaacaacatgaaaaactgTTCAAAGGGAAGAGACACAATGTTATTGATGCTACTGGACAACTACAAGACCAGATTTGCCCTCATCACAACAAACTGATAGAAATTTGGTGTCAAACCGACCAACAGttcatgtgttatctgtgtcaggtggatgaacacagagaccataaaacagtatcagtatcagcagagaggactgaaagacaggtaTGTACAGGGACTTCTCTTACAGCTCAATGAGAATGTGTGCAAATGTGCACTGACCACTGATAACTGCCATTTAGATTCAGGAACATAAAAGCTGCTTATTGTATCATAAATTCACACCAACCTTGACACTGACTGCCTCCACCTCTACCATCACACTGAGGTTTAGTCAGTAGGTGTGGAgttgttggttgttgttttttttttcagctgaattaGCTTTACTTGTTTGGAAAAACCATCGGCGTTGTTGTACTTACAAGTTCCTGTTATATTGTTATCgttattttaaaattacatCTGAATCAATCGTTAGTTTTAAGACAGCCGGAGAGTTAAATCAATCATTGTTGCCGAACGTTATTGTATTTGCACTTTTGGCATGTTTAATGTAATAGGACTGGTCGACCACAAGGGGGCAATGTAAGGAAATGTGCTGTAATAAACCTTTGTCCAAACCAGCACCTGCTCCCTTCACTCTTTTATGCTGACACTTCGTTTATTCCTTAACTCATGTGAAAATGGCGAGTAAAAGTGCAAAGTTTTGGGAGAAGGGAGAACAAAGTGTCATGTAGATTTTAAATCGATGCCAGGTACATcgacaaaatgaaaacagttagCAAACTGTACTCACAACTACTGAGGAAATCTTACTTGAATAAAACAATTCTTCACAAACGTTGACCGATCATCACAGAGATATCAAGGCTTGTTGATGTAATATAACATATTACATCAATATAATGTGTTGGTATAACCGATGTAATATTATGGTATATATACAGTGTAGGGAACATAGCAATTACAGTTTAttacatacatttaaatatatttaaaactaaaagaaaaaaggcagagcaTTTGTCGGGTTAAATGCCTATTCCTTTGTATTTAATTACACATTCCCTTTGAATTCAGTTACATGATGATTGTCTCCACTGATACTCTTGTATTGATTACAATAACAATTATTTATTACTACGGACTACTCATTAAATATTCcgcattttcattttaaaattacagatatgaattcatattcaaagGGGATTACGCTACAACCAAAgtgaaaaaacagtaaaatatatGAGAGGAAACAGGTTCAAAATTAAACAGTCGAAACAGTGAATTTTTCTCATACTAAGATTCATTGGATACAGAAGACTGTGTGTAAATTGGCCAAGtgtgatgatgtgttttatttgtgtaacagaaGCAGTTGGGAGAAAGTCAGAGGAAaacccagcagagaatccaggagagagagaaggaggtgcaggagtTGAGACAGGCTATGGAGTCTttgagggtgagtgttgaacagaggagaagacaagagctggctgctggaggagtcatttgagggctcagtcagggttctccttcagtcagtcagtgaggagtccagtgttgggctactgtccaatcccactgagtcacagtgtagggaacagactggctgagtaagagctgagtgaagtgtgtgattgtaatggacccccctcctctgtgtgtgtgtatgtgtgtctcctaacagcgctctgcacaggcagcagtggaggacagtgagaggatctttactgagctgatctgctccattgagagaaggtgccgtgaggtgacagagctgatcagagatcaggagaagagtgaattgagtcgggctgaaggagtcctggagcaactggagcaggagatttctgatctgaggaggcgagacactgagctggagcagctttcacacacagaggatcacatccatttcctccaggtaacagtggaggacaaaATGATCACCAATATAACAGTAACTGACTTCTCAGTAAAATTTGTATAAACTTTTGTTTCCATCCATCAAGACTGTActtgtgtatctttgtgtgtgtcagtaaaatGTGTATAAAGTTtccatccatgtgtgtgtgtgtgtctgtctgtttagaGTTTCTcgtctctctgttcccctcctgGATCTGAAGTCTTacccagcatcactgtcagtccacacctctcttttgaggatgtaggaaaatctgtctctcagctgaaggAGCGACTGGAGGATTTCTGTGAGGAGGAGTTTGGAAGACTTTCCAGTAAATGTTTAGGATTTAGATACTGTTACTTAAATGTTGtaaacaatatttcatttcaagtattttctgttctatttctctATATCTCTTTCTATCACTTTAATAATGAGTCTAAtgaatccttttgtttttgtagtgacaaacactgacatcattcctctccctgaacccaaaaccagagagcagTTCTTACAATGTGagtaacacgcacacacacacacacacacacacacacacacacacatgctcgaaTGCAAACTCTCATAGCTCAGTCATTACATGATTACAACAAACCTTCACAACTCCTACACAGCTTAACTCCTTAACAACTGTTATGCtttaattcattattattattgttattataattactattattattgttgttgtcattattattattggttcTCTCACATTACAGTGTtacatttattgtcataaaATGATCTACTTTGGTAACATATCTGACACTAAATCTTGTTGAATTGAAttaagatagagagagagagagagagagagagagagagaggaagtgagaagaATCATGAGTTAAGTAAGTACAGGAAAGACATTAAgaaattaaaagataaaaagacaacagaaactTTTATAAAAAGTGAAATACCATTTGACACTCACAGTGTGACAGTTGATTAGTGAAGTTGACAGTTATGACTGTTAGActgctgacagttttcaaacattccaCAGTCACAATAAGCCAACAGCAGATAAGCTCCGCCCCCTTTGATCCCTCCCCCTTTAGTGATTTTACTATAGTGATATTTTCGTAACTTATGACAATAAAGCCCTAAAATTAGTTTAACTGAATTAACTAGGAGGAGTAGAtgtacagagaaagagcaagaaagagagacagtaagaaacagaaagagagagagagagagagagagagagagagagagagagagagagaactgtttgGAGGTTATGTTCCTGAGAAGGAATcaagtttacatttaaaaattaatatgaGAAAGATTATCTATGTGACAAAGTTGACAATGGACAAAAAGTGTCTGGTTTCgaaatttgaatttaatataATGAAACATAGGCTTAACATGAAGTGaatattatatttcattcatgtctttcttaatgctttttaaaattgatttcagtgattcaatatttcatttctaaaaaaagacaaatgttcatttgtcatttttattcctcaacttcaccagattcctgtgatctcacactggatcccaacacagttaataaacacctctgtctgtctgaggggaacagagtggtGACATGGAGTTATAAAGTACAGCTATATCCTGATCATCCTGAGAGATGTGATGGGTGGTgtcaggtgttgtgtagagagagtgtgtctgaacgctgttactgggagactgagtggagtggggaTAGAGGGGTTTCTAtatcagtgtcatataaagacatcaggaggaaaggacggggttatgagtgtttgtttggatttaatgatcagtcctggaatttgttctgttctccCTCCTGTTACTCATTCACGCACAATAATAAAGAGACTAAACTCCCCATAGttcccagttcctccagaataggaatgtatgtggaccacagggcaggaactctgtccttctacagcgtctctgacacaatgaccctcctccacagagtccacaccacattcactcagcccctctatcctgGGTTTTATGTCTGTGGTGGATCTACAGTGAGGTTATGTCACcatccaaaatgaataaaatagaatGGTCCAGTTATGATCAAATGATTGTGTTGTATTATCAGATGACAAACATGATTTGGTTGTTATGGATGGAGGTTGTAGTgaaggagtgctgtgattgtagctgagattactctAATGATCATCCTCTGACTGTGGGAAGtttctcttaatgtgtttgttgtttttttcccttcattttgtgAAGTTCAATGTGCCCCCATtgttgagagtttgtgtgtgaatcagagaTGGAGAATTTTGTACAGGAAGACTGTCATTgtgtaagtttttgttttcctagaatttgagttttgattcttgacactgaaaattcatttttcatccaCTTTATTCACATGTTCTTGAATTCATTAAATCATTGAGAACATCAATAAGAAAGAAGtgttatgttctctctctctctctctctctctctctgtttctcatacaTCCAcagtcaataataataaaattattatcCAGGACCAGAATGACAATGCACCACAGATTCTTTACCCAGTACAAACTGGTGGCTCAGTGGGAGCTGAAATGGTGCCATGTTCAGCAGATGTTGGCTACCTTGTAACTAAAGTTGTAGCAGTTGATGTGGACTCCACAGTCAATTGCTATGATAACGCGCcatcaagatggctgtcgttttCTGAGCTCTTCCTTAAGCTTTTTCTGAGCTCATTCACAATGTGTaataaacacacttacacacttactctgaaacagacacattGAATGACACACAAACTTTCTTACAGGAATTCTTCTATACCATTCagtcctacacacacatcagagataaACTCACATCAACATCTCTGtcacaatctctttctctctccctttcacacacacacacacacacacacacacacatttgatctcaaacaaatacacactctctctgtgatagaaAGGTGAAAGGTGGTGATTTGTAATTAAGAGGTTTCTGGATCCTGTGGAAACTCAGTCTGCCTGTGACCACAGCCCTGCTGGTCAGACTACACTTCATTTCACTAGTCATCACTTACACTTCTCACTGATAACTCACTGTGGAATCACACACAAAAGTCTTATCATTTCTGTAAATAGTAATGCCATTTTATTTGCTGTCATGGTTACAGCTTTTTTGTCAATTTATTCCTtttgtttctagtgtttccctttccctgtgttccctctgttggtttgtctgctctgttttgtgtgtgtgtttgtgtgtgtgtgtgtgtgtgtgtgtgtgtgtgtgtgtgtgtgcattgtgggcatggcgtctctctctctacttccagattgcctacacacctgcgaTCAGTCATCTCATCACGTTACAGTATTTAAACcccggtgtttcatccactcttcaccagatcgttgtttcagcctatGCGGTAGAGCTCTCTTCTCGGTCTCTGTTTGGGATTCTATTACTCTAGTTTGTGGAGAttccatgtctgtgtttatgtcccTGTTTTTTTGGTGAGGATTACTCCAGTGCCACTCGGTatctccagtgtgcccttcacctgcctgtcacccttaAGCTCCGCCTCCTTAGTCCAGCTGCTCCGCCTCACTCACAGCTCAACTCTGCAACCTCTCCCATCATCCCCTTCCTTCATCTCCACTACCTCCATTTCCATCACCACACTACAGCCTGTCAatactctctcattcttcattctAGTCCTGAGGTTGTGTTTCTGCGTTTGGGTTACCTTAGTGGACTGCCACATGTGCATACATACCCACAGCAATAGGGAGGATCCATCATCgttattatgtttgtttttctcctgtttgtgttcAGTTGGGCAGCTACagtttgcatctttttttttttccttttctttcatgcGTGTACATATTGTTTATTAATAGTTAGTGCcagttttaattttgttattttccCTCTTTGGCTCAAAGCCTTATTTGCCTTTTTTccgtctttttgtttgtttgtttgtttgttttttaagtaaGTAGATTTGAATTAAAACGATCTGTCTCAGTCTTTGTTGTGGTGTAATTGGTCAGGTGTACTGTGTTAAAGCTGTTTCTGACCTGATTAGTACTGAGTAATTACACACAGCATACTTGGCTTAGTTTTAGTGATATGTTTAATGATGATAAGTGTGTTGTGTTAAGTCTGATTTAGATAGAATACAATTAAGGGGCTGGAATAACCCAACCTCTGtgctaaaataaaatacattattttatgatttataCATTGTCCTGAAATCTGATGCTCTGATTCTAACACAATGGTTTGATGAgtggagatgaagagaaaagtcTGCTCCTGTCAGTCTTCCTGACTGTGTTTCTAATCCtcatcatacacacacctgtacagtCAACCTGTcatcacactcactacacactcacacattacagTCCTACATCTGGagtcatgtgtgtgaatgactgttCCCATGGAAACAAGCTCATTCAGACTGTTGATTGACAGTCCATCCTTCTTGGTGCTGGATGGATGTGATGTGACCAGCAGATGGAGACAAAGTCCTGATTTCCTCATTACTCCTGGAACTCATGTCTAATGTCTGTGCTCTtctttaatgttcattttcattgtctcatgtctgtcctctgtgtctaaTACCTAATGTCTGATTTAACACTAACTGTTCAAATATATCATGTCCTTTCATTCCTCCACTGACTCCAGACCTGTTCATTTAACCAGGGGAGAAGAGCATTACAATATGTGTAAGTCTGGATTAGAGCTGAATTAGTGAGAGTgctgagtgtgtttctctcacacagacatgtcatgaGAAAGGACAGTAGAGCTTGGTGTTTGGGATCTGAGGCTATAAATCCATATTTATTATGATTTATTATATGTAACAGACTCACCCGCTCCATACTGCTGTGACACAATTAATGATATAAAAAGATTTTCTACCAAGAAAGTCAGTGGACTAGCTATATATCATCAAAGATGCCTTAAATTCTTAAAACTAAATTCTACCCTTTGTGAAGTAGAAAGTCTTCAGTACAACATTTTATGTGAAACATAGtgcagaagagaaaagaataaagaatcTTGAAGGTTACAGTCCTGACTCATTaaaccctttttattttttatctggTGGAGAGTAATTATGTCACCAAGTTTAATTCACAAATCACTCCTGTGATCCCAAACACTTCCTGTCTCATGAGTTTCTCTTTGGCTGTATGCTGAACCAGTGGGTTTATtacatttcctttatgtttcACACGTGTAAATGAATTCTGTAGAGTTTGATGAAAAATCACTCATGGCTTCATTGTCAGAGATGAGTCATTCccataaacagacagtgagacctCAGAGGTCTGCTCCACTCTTGTGTGTAAGGAACTCATGtatagaataaaacacagtgaaggtgacagagaaatgatgctgattactttttctctttcttttctccagcACTGCTGTGAATTTGACTATAGTCATATGTATATACAATAAAAGCTCTTTCTGATTCAGCAACACATTTAATAATGATCACATTGTCTTATCCTTCAACACTGATCAGCCTAGACTGATAGGGTACAATTTTGAAATCAGTTACCACTCTGATAGCATCCAATCAAATCAAACCatacagtcacatgacacaaactCTCTTTGGTTTCAGATCAAACTCACATCACAGCTGCCCAAGACATAACTCTCTGCAAAACACATATGAATTTCATATGACAAGGTCACATTAAAATAGACAAAGGATTCACAGTCATCACACTTATCATTGATTAACAGcactcaaacacatcaaatacaTGACACATAATGATACTTAAAAAGCCAGTGGATTCACACTAAAAGAGCCTCCACTCATGAGAGTGAGCAGTGTATCATTTATTCtgatctttctccttctctatgGTGAAATGATCAAAGACATGATTTTACTCCTATTAAagtctcatttctcattcaggGCCTGTTTTCACTTATTACAAGATGAATTTAGGAATCCagtgacagaaaacagttaaTGATATACGGACAGCAGATGTTTTATAGGCAGGATCCACAAATAATATTCCAATTTGTAAATCATGAATTAACATCTTCAGTTTTCTCCTAAATCATCATTACGTTTTGAGTACAAGACAGTCAGGCAGGACTGGGCTGGGGAGAATCAGTGCAGTTCTGGTCCAAAGCCACAAGGGAGCAGAGGAAGACCATGATCGTGGAGGAGGTCACATGGGTGGAGCAGGAGCGCTACCTCATCAAGGCAGTGTCCCAGGGCCAGCAAGGCGCATGGACACGGTGGGAGGCCACCACAAGCAGAGGCATCAGCTGGGCAGACATCTGGCGAACTCCGCAAGCGCGTTTCAGCCTCTCGATAAGGGCGACATACGACACCCTTCCACGTCCCCAACACCTCTCCCAGCGGTTTGGGAGTGAGGACGAGTGCCCGCCGggcagcaacagcaacacagGCCTCCAGCACATCCTGTCAGGGTGCAGGGTTACGCTGGCGGAGGGCCGCTTCAGGTGGAGGCACAACCCGGTGCTGAGGAAGCCGGCAGAGCTGTTGGGGAAGCGCAGGGTGGGGGACAAACAACTGCTCAGATCTCCATTGAGCGCTCGTTCCCTTTGTCAAGCCGGGAGAGAACCGACAGAAGCCAGCAGCAGGAAAGACaactgctctgctctctgctgactCCTGGAAAGGCATGGGAAATGTCAGGTGACCTGGGCAAGCAGCTTGTTTTCCCACCTGAGATCACTCAAACAACTCTCAGACCAGAGGTCATGATGATGTCCACAGTTGTCAAGAAGGTCCTCATCACTGAGCTCACCATCCCTTAGGAGGAGGGGATAGCAGCAGCACATGAGTTCAAGTGGATCAAGTTCTGGGAGCTGGTAGCACAGTGCAGTGAAGCGGGCTGGACTGCAGCCATCCACCCAGTGGAAGTTGGATGCAGGGGTTTTGTGGGGAAATCAGCAATCCAACTTCTCTGTATGACTGGTATGACTGGGATGAGCCTACAGAGGGCCATCAGGAGACTGGCAGAGGAGGCTGAGAGGGCAAGGTACTGGTTGTGGCCACAGAGGAGGGACACGTTCTGGGGCTCAACACCCCAATAAGGGCAGCTGCAGGGGGTGGCGCGGAGACGTccccaaaagaagaaaagcagttGGTCGCAAAAACCAAGGACAGAAGCAATAACATTAACAGTTCAGGTCCAATAGTccaagagagagaagtagaaagTAAATCCAACATGGGAAATCCAAAAGAGTAATACAGGGGAAAGGTAAAAGATAACAGAGAatccaaaaacacaaaggctTAGGTCTTGGCTGGGGTCAAACACACCAAGAACATcaaagactgagcaaagaacaaCACAGGAAACTGGGTTTAAATACACCCagacagtgatccaatcaagGCACATGGCACTGAAAATGAGACATAGGTGAGGTAGCTAACAAGAGGGCAGGgtaatcacaaaacacaaaaaataccAATACAAAGGACCAAAAACAGCCATCAGAGGTCAGCAAAGTCCCAAAacaatgactctctctctttctctctctctctctcacacac
This window encodes:
- the LOC115814603 gene encoding tripartite motif-containing protein 16-like, encoding MAEASISEFQDQFMCPVCLDLLKDPVTIPCGHNYCMGCIKGCWDQDDQKGVYSCPQCRQTFTPRPVLYKNTMLAEVVEKLLKMRLQAAAPHVHCYAGPGDVECGVCTGRKLKAIKSCLVCLDSYCQTHFEQHEKLFKGKRHNVIDATGQLQDQICPHHNKLIEIWCQTDQQFMCYLCQVDEHRDHKTVSVSAERTERQKQLGESQRKTQQRIQEREKEVQELRQAMESLRRSAQAAVEDSERIFTELICSIERRCREVTELIRDQEKSELSRAEGVLEQLEQEISDLRRRDTELEQLSHTEDHIHFLQSFSSLCSPPGSEVLPSITVSPHLSFEDVGKSVSQLKERLEDFCEEEFGRLSMTNTDIIPLPEPKTREQFLQYSCDLTLDPNTVNKHLCLSEGNRVVTWSYKVQLYPDHPERCDGWCQVLCRESVSERCYWETEWSGDRGVSISVSYKDIRRKGRGYECLFGFNDQSWNLFCSPSCYSFTHNNKETKLPIVPSSSRIGMYVDHRAGTLSFYSVSDTMTLLHRVHTTFTQPLYPGFYVCGGSTVRLCHHPK